A genomic segment from Luteolibacter ambystomatis encodes:
- a CDS encoding beta-N-acetylhexosaminidase yields MNRRLLYLSLLLPLLAPLHAAKTPAAWTTPVPPEQLAQAKTALIPFPQDVRWGQGDWKPGAETAIVFPGKQQDDLAPALRELAAIFSSKGLKTTNAPANDTPASQPGRISLAIQQGVVAKAEGYTLSITADGIVLRGNDAAGAYHGVQTLRQLLRGDKGGVLAQQAVIRDWPAFGLRGFMHDTGRNFQTVESLKEQLDRFAAYKLNVFHWHLTDNPAWRIECHAYPQLNDPKFQTRDKSDIYSYAQIREVIAYAKARHITIIPELDMPGHSAFFDRAFGFSMGSDQGMNVLEKLIAEFCQEIPVADCPYLHIGSDEVKIKDPQQFMTRMLKAVRNAGRKPLVWSPGLKADDQAIRQLWGDEGVNHSDKGASPFVDSAGGYLNGYDPLITVQRYFFRQPAHLAQGNGKALGGILCCWPDIRVADKANIFRHNAVWPGMLAFAEAFWHGRPSDAGGLYSVQPAPASPQGKAYREFENRLAAHRDGYFAGQPFPFVKTSQLSWQVLGPIPRGKDEPGDKAFEPETKIEPSYTIGTTSHAWKPATGGTIMLSDRGKEGVLPRAGISTAYALTYVHAKEARTIDAWIGFETATRSNRQCGGIPETGKWDAFGAQVWINDQPLPAPAWKNPGKHKHLSPTWFAPANEEPLEDEELYWTREPSKVELKSGWNKVLLRVPFGYGGQNWSFTFIPVKPSGGRWIEDESVKVNAEKK; encoded by the coding sequence ATGAACCGCCGTCTGCTATATCTGTCACTATTGCTGCCACTGCTGGCTCCCTTGCACGCCGCGAAAACTCCAGCCGCTTGGACCACTCCGGTGCCGCCGGAACAACTCGCGCAGGCGAAGACCGCGCTCATTCCGTTCCCGCAGGATGTGCGTTGGGGTCAAGGCGATTGGAAGCCGGGTGCGGAAACCGCGATCGTGTTTCCCGGCAAGCAGCAGGATGACCTCGCGCCCGCCTTGCGCGAGCTGGCTGCCATCTTCTCAAGCAAAGGGCTGAAGACCACCAACGCTCCCGCCAACGATACGCCTGCATCGCAGCCGGGCCGGATCAGCCTCGCCATCCAGCAGGGCGTGGTGGCGAAGGCGGAGGGTTATACACTCTCGATCACGGCGGATGGAATCGTGCTCCGTGGCAATGATGCCGCGGGCGCGTATCACGGTGTACAAACGCTGCGTCAGCTCTTGCGCGGTGACAAAGGCGGCGTGCTGGCACAGCAGGCGGTGATCCGCGATTGGCCTGCCTTCGGCCTGCGGGGATTCATGCACGACACCGGCCGCAATTTCCAAACGGTGGAGTCGCTCAAGGAACAGCTCGACCGCTTCGCCGCCTACAAGCTGAACGTCTTCCACTGGCACCTCACGGATAATCCGGCATGGCGCATCGAGTGCCACGCCTACCCTCAGCTCAACGATCCGAAGTTCCAGACCCGCGACAAGAGCGACATCTACAGCTACGCGCAGATCCGCGAGGTGATCGCTTATGCAAAGGCGCGCCACATCACCATCATCCCGGAACTCGATATGCCGGGACACAGCGCTTTCTTCGATCGTGCCTTCGGTTTCAGCATGGGCAGCGACCAAGGCATGAACGTGCTGGAAAAGCTCATCGCCGAGTTCTGCCAGGAGATCCCGGTGGCGGATTGCCCGTATCTCCACATCGGCTCCGATGAAGTGAAGATCAAGGACCCGCAGCAGTTCATGACCCGCATGCTGAAGGCGGTTCGCAATGCAGGACGCAAGCCGCTGGTATGGAGCCCCGGTCTCAAGGCGGACGACCAAGCCATCCGGCAGCTCTGGGGCGACGAGGGCGTGAATCACTCCGACAAGGGAGCGTCGCCGTTCGTGGATTCCGCAGGCGGCTATCTGAATGGTTACGATCCGCTCATCACCGTGCAGCGCTATTTTTTCCGGCAGCCCGCGCATCTTGCCCAAGGCAATGGCAAGGCTCTGGGTGGCATCCTCTGCTGCTGGCCGGACATCCGTGTGGCGGACAAGGCGAACATCTTCCGCCACAATGCGGTCTGGCCCGGTATGCTCGCATTCGCCGAAGCGTTCTGGCATGGCCGTCCATCGGATGCGGGAGGGCTCTACAGCGTGCAGCCGGCGCCGGCTTCCCCGCAGGGCAAGGCCTATCGTGAGTTCGAGAACCGTCTGGCCGCGCACCGCGATGGGTATTTCGCCGGGCAGCCATTTCCGTTCGTAAAGACCTCTCAGCTTTCCTGGCAGGTGCTCGGACCGATCCCACGCGGCAAGGATGAACCGGGCGACAAGGCTTTCGAGCCGGAGACGAAGATCGAGCCATCCTACACCATCGGCACCACCAGCCATGCATGGAAGCCCGCCACTGGTGGAACCATCATGCTGTCGGATCGCGGCAAGGAAGGCGTGCTGCCGCGCGCGGGCATCTCCACGGCCTATGCGCTCACGTATGTGCATGCGAAGGAGGCGCGCACCATCGACGCATGGATCGGCTTTGAAACGGCGACGCGTTCGAACCGCCAGTGCGGCGGCATTCCGGAAACAGGCAAGTGGGACGCATTCGGCGCGCAGGTGTGGATCAACGATCAGCCGTTGCCCGCACCCGCATGGAAGAACCCGGGGAAACACAAGCATCTCAGCCCGACGTGGTTCGCTCCGGCCAATGAGGAACCGTTGGAAGATGAGGAGCTCTATTGGACCCGCGAGCCATCGAAGGTCGAGTTGAAGAGCGGCTGGAACAAAGTGCTGTTGCGCGTGCCTTTCGGTTACGGCGGACAGAACTGGAGCTTCACATTCATCCCGGTGAAACCGTCCGGCGGACGATGGATCGAGGACGAATCGGTGAAGGTGAACGCGGAGAAGAAGTAG
- a CDS encoding YkvA family protein, with product MIPDTSKTGRWYTARRLWSKLSRAAKFAGEKVLLTALILFYCLQDKDTPAWAKGVIVGALGYLILPVDLIPDAIPGAGYSDDWGALVGALGAVAAYIKDEHKEKARAQVDRLFGAKDKGTPPPLPPEFS from the coding sequence TTGATTCCCGACACTTCCAAAACCGGCCGCTGGTACACCGCCCGCAGGTTGTGGTCGAAGCTCAGCCGTGCCGCTAAATTCGCCGGGGAAAAGGTCCTGCTGACCGCGCTCATCCTGTTCTACTGCCTTCAGGACAAGGACACTCCGGCTTGGGCGAAAGGGGTGATCGTCGGTGCGCTGGGTTACCTCATCCTGCCGGTGGACCTGATTCCGGATGCAATCCCCGGCGCGGGCTATTCCGATGACTGGGGCGCTCTGGTCGGCGCGCTCGGTGCGGTGGCCGCCTACATCAAGGACGAGCACAAGGAAAAGGCCCGCGCGCAGGTGGACCGTCTTTTCGGCGCAAAGGACAAAGGCACCCCGCCACCCCTGCCGCCGGAATTTTCCTGA
- a CDS encoding uracil-DNA glycosylase, with protein sequence MSRPVDALIEFLRAEEARGVTHVHLDEGARQVLRELNARSKRPAAAAPTPPPSRPAPQGPAFSLFDHPDPLPTPRPAPVLAEVRASDGSAAEQIAALKAQARNWSPARSLGTLRDTMVFSVGNPEADLMLVGEAPGYQEERQGEPFVGPAGQKLTDILRAMGLGREAVYISNIVKFRPAIAGQTTNNRPPTDEEMASCLPFIRREIGIVRPKCIVALGGTASKGLLGTEEGVARMRGRWHEFEGVPVRVTYHPSYLLRTTSGNLDKRKVWEDMLEVMELLGMPVSEKQRGFFLK encoded by the coding sequence GTGAGTCGTCCGGTCGATGCCCTGATCGAGTTCCTGCGTGCCGAAGAGGCCCGCGGGGTGACCCATGTGCATCTGGATGAGGGCGCGCGCCAGGTCCTGCGGGAGCTCAACGCCCGCTCGAAGCGCCCCGCCGCCGCTGCGCCCACGCCGCCTCCGTCCCGTCCGGCACCACAGGGCCCGGCGTTTTCCCTTTTCGATCATCCGGACCCGCTTCCCACGCCACGCCCGGCCCCGGTCCTCGCGGAAGTCCGCGCCTCGGACGGCAGCGCCGCCGAACAGATCGCCGCGCTCAAGGCCCAGGCCCGGAATTGGTCGCCCGCCCGCTCGCTCGGCACACTGCGCGATACGATGGTGTTCTCCGTTGGCAATCCCGAGGCGGACCTGATGCTCGTCGGCGAGGCTCCCGGCTATCAAGAGGAACGCCAGGGCGAGCCCTTCGTCGGCCCCGCAGGCCAGAAGCTCACCGACATTCTCCGCGCCATGGGCCTCGGCCGGGAGGCGGTTTATATTTCGAACATCGTCAAGTTCCGCCCGGCTATTGCAGGCCAGACGACCAACAACCGTCCGCCTACGGACGAGGAGATGGCGTCCTGTCTGCCCTTCATCCGCCGGGAGATCGGCATTGTCCGGCCGAAGTGCATCGTCGCGCTCGGCGGCACCGCGTCGAAGGGCCTGCTCGGCACCGAGGAAGGCGTGGCCCGCATGCGCGGCCGGTGGCATGAGTTCGAAGGCGTGCCGGTGCGCGTGACCTACCATCCCAGCTACTTGCTGCGCACCACCTCCGGCAATCTGGACAAGCGCAAGGTCTGGGAGGACATGCTGGAAGTCATGGAGCTGCTTGGCATGCCGGTTTCCGAAAAACAGCGCGGCTTTTTCCTCAAGTAA
- a CDS encoding asparaginase domain-containing protein, whose amino-acid sequence MSVLVLTTGGTIDKVYFDASSEYEVGEPTVPHVFREAGVALDWRLESLMRKDSLEINDEDRAAIRAACEAAPESRILITHGTDTMSITAEKLTGISGKTIVLTGALAPARFKTTDAIFNLGLALGAVQSLPPGVHLAMNGTIFEAGKVCKNREAGRFEATGP is encoded by the coding sequence ATGAGCGTTCTCGTCCTCACCACCGGCGGCACCATCGACAAGGTCTACTTCGATGCTTCTTCCGAATACGAAGTCGGCGAGCCAACCGTGCCTCATGTCTTCCGCGAGGCAGGCGTGGCCCTCGATTGGCGGCTGGAATCGCTGATGCGGAAGGACAGCCTGGAGATCAACGATGAGGATCGCGCTGCGATCCGCGCCGCCTGCGAGGCCGCGCCGGAATCCCGTATCCTCATCACCCACGGCACGGACACCATGTCCATCACCGCGGAAAAGCTCACCGGCATCTCTGGCAAGACCATCGTGCTGACTGGCGCGCTGGCTCCCGCCCGATTCAAGACCACGGATGCCATTTTCAATCTCGGCCTCGCCCTTGGTGCGGTCCAATCGCTGCCGCCCGGCGTCCATCTCGCCATGAACGGCACCATCTTCGAAGCGGGCAAGGTCTGCAAAAACAGAGAGGCCGGCCGCTTCGAAGCAACCGGCCCCTGA
- a CDS encoding Bax inhibitor-1/YccA family protein, with product MSSEYPNYNPYASPAAIAQSPREIRLDFVKKTYWHLAAAMAAFAILETLLIQAGFGKMALHALGASRFGWLIVIGGFALVGSVADRWARSSTSVSTQYLGLAVYVVAEAIIFLPMVTLAPIVSGDPMVLGKAAVITCGLVLGLTAVASSTKVDFTFMGGFLKVCGMIALGAVVLACLTPITLGFWFSVAMVIFAAACILYQTSAIQYHYQPGQHVAAALSLFASVALMFWYILRLFMRRN from the coding sequence ATGTCTTCGGAATACCCCAACTACAACCCTTACGCCTCCCCGGCGGCCATCGCGCAGTCTCCCCGGGAGATCCGTCTGGATTTCGTCAAGAAGACCTATTGGCACCTCGCGGCTGCCATGGCGGCCTTCGCCATCCTGGAAACCCTCCTCATCCAAGCCGGATTCGGCAAGATGGCGCTCCACGCGCTGGGAGCCAGCCGCTTCGGTTGGTTGATCGTGATCGGCGGCTTCGCGCTGGTGGGATCGGTCGCGGACCGCTGGGCCCGCAGTTCCACCTCGGTGTCCACCCAATACCTCGGCCTCGCGGTCTACGTAGTGGCGGAAGCGATCATTTTCCTGCCGATGGTCACACTCGCTCCGATCGTCTCCGGTGATCCGATGGTGCTAGGCAAGGCGGCGGTCATCACCTGCGGCCTGGTACTGGGCCTGACGGCAGTCGCCTCCTCGACCAAGGTCGATTTCACCTTCATGGGTGGCTTCCTGAAGGTCTGCGGCATGATCGCCCTAGGCGCGGTGGTGCTGGCCTGCCTCACCCCGATCACCCTCGGCTTCTGGTTCAGCGTGGCGATGGTGATCTTCGCCGCTGCCTGCATCCTCTATCAGACCAGCGCAATCCAGTATCACTACCAGCCGGGCCAGCACGTGGCCGCGGCCCTGAGCCTGTTCGCGAGTGTGGCGCTGATGTTCTGGTACATCCTGCGCCTGTTCATGCGCCGCAACTGA
- a CDS encoding M3 family metallopeptidase, with translation MHPFLDESFHVRWSTLVPEAVEPDIRRALALAKDSLDAIRAADLSALTYDNTFVALEKATEPLSRGWGLLNHLDSVNDGPEQRAALNAMLPEVSDFYASIPLDDALWTVLKTYGRSAAVAELDPIRRRYVEETMNDFVQSGADLPADKKSRIAEIEAELSKITQEYTEHVLDSTNAWELVIEDESKLAGLPDSSKAAALANAKARGVATEDKPAWRFTLQYPSMGPVMQYLHDDGIRQQVWEASTKVGATGDFDNTALVWKILELRHEKAAILGHDDFADLTLLRRMAKDGKTALRFTEDLHTRVKPGFLADYKQLKAYKAAANQAPADDFQPWETGYWAERQRKENYDLDDEALRPYFPVEGVMAGMFELSSRLFGITIRQREAVYYERGQRPEDAPADVIEVWHPEVTFYEIHDSETGRHLGSFYADWHPREPKRGGAWMNCLHTGGPDEPHLGLITGNMSPPVDGKPALLTHGEVETVFHEFGHLLHGLLSDVPVKSLSGTNVPWDFVELPSQIMENFCWDRQSLDLFARHHETGEPIPEELYAKMKAAQNYMSATAFIRQLAFGKLDLELHINLDRYRGRDLDEVDREILADYRTPLKTDTPSMTRRFNHLFSSPTGYAAGYYSYKWAEVLDADAFTRFQQEGVLNPETGRSFREHILSKGNSAPVDELYRRFMGRDPELEPLLVRAGIA, from the coding sequence ATGCATCCGTTCCTCGACGAATCGTTTCACGTCCGCTGGTCCACCCTCGTCCCCGAAGCCGTCGAGCCGGATATCCGCCGCGCCCTCGCGCTGGCCAAGGACAGCCTCGATGCCATCCGCGCCGCCGATCTCTCCGCGCTGACCTACGACAACACCTTCGTCGCGCTGGAAAAGGCCACCGAACCGCTCAGCCGCGGCTGGGGCTTGCTCAACCACCTCGATTCCGTGAATGACGGGCCGGAACAACGCGCCGCCTTGAACGCGATGCTGCCGGAAGTTTCCGATTTCTACGCCTCCATCCCGCTCGATGACGCGCTGTGGACCGTGTTGAAGACCTACGGCCGCAGCGCCGCCGTGGCGGAACTCGATCCGATCCGCCGCCGCTACGTGGAGGAGACGATGAACGATTTCGTTCAGTCCGGCGCCGACCTGCCCGCAGACAAGAAAAGCCGCATTGCCGAGATCGAGGCGGAGCTGTCCAAGATCACGCAGGAATACACCGAGCACGTCCTGGATTCGACCAACGCGTGGGAACTCGTGATCGAGGATGAGTCGAAGCTCGCCGGACTGCCGGATTCCTCGAAGGCCGCCGCGCTCGCCAATGCGAAAGCCAGGGGCGTCGCCACCGAGGACAAGCCCGCGTGGCGTTTCACCCTCCAGTATCCCTCGATGGGGCCGGTGATGCAGTACCTGCATGACGATGGCATCCGCCAGCAGGTGTGGGAGGCCTCCACCAAGGTCGGTGCGACCGGTGATTTCGACAATACCGCGCTGGTCTGGAAGATCCTCGAACTCCGTCATGAGAAGGCGGCGATCCTCGGTCACGACGATTTCGCCGATCTCACGCTGCTGCGCCGCATGGCGAAGGACGGCAAGACCGCGCTGCGTTTCACCGAGGATCTGCACACCCGCGTGAAGCCCGGCTTCCTGGCCGACTACAAGCAGCTCAAGGCCTACAAGGCCGCCGCCAACCAAGCCCCCGCCGACGATTTCCAGCCATGGGAAACCGGCTACTGGGCCGAGCGCCAGCGCAAGGAGAACTACGATCTCGATGACGAGGCGCTGCGTCCCTACTTCCCGGTGGAGGGCGTGATGGCCGGCATGTTCGAGCTTTCGTCACGCCTCTTCGGCATCACCATCCGCCAGCGTGAGGCGGTCTATTACGAGCGCGGCCAACGCCCGGAGGATGCTCCGGCGGACGTGATCGAAGTCTGGCATCCGGAAGTCACCTTCTATGAGATCCACGATTCGGAAACCGGCCGTCATCTCGGTTCCTTCTACGCCGACTGGCATCCGCGCGAGCCGAAGCGCGGCGGTGCCTGGATGAACTGCCTCCACACCGGCGGTCCGGACGAACCGCACCTCGGCCTGATCACCGGCAACATGTCGCCGCCGGTCGACGGCAAACCCGCCCTGCTCACGCATGGCGAGGTGGAGACCGTTTTCCACGAGTTCGGCCACCTGCTGCACGGCCTGCTCAGCGATGTGCCGGTGAAGTCGCTCTCCGGCACCAATGTGCCGTGGGACTTCGTCGAACTGCCGTCGCAGATCATGGAGAACTTTTGCTGGGACCGCCAGTCGCTTGATCTTTTCGCCCGCCACCACGAAACCGGCGAGCCGATCCCGGAGGAGCTCTATGCCAAGATGAAGGCTGCTCAGAACTACATGAGCGCCACCGCCTTCATCCGCCAGCTCGCTTTCGGCAAGCTCGACCTCGAACTCCACATCAACCTCGACCGTTACCGCGGCCGCGACCTGGATGAAGTGGACCGCGAGATCCTCGCCGACTACCGCACGCCATTGAAGACCGACACTCCGTCGATGACCCGCCGCTTCAACCACCTCTTCAGCAGCCCCACCGGCTACGCCGCGGGCTACTATTCCTACAAGTGGGCCGAGGTGCTGGATGCGGATGCCTTCACGCGCTTCCAGCAGGAAGGCGTCCTCAATCCCGAGACCGGCCGCTCGTTCCGCGAGCACATCCTCAGCAAGGGCAACTCCGCGCCAGTGGACGAGCTCTACCGCCGTTTCATGGGCCGCGATCCCGAACTGGAGCCGCTGCTCGTCCGCGCTGGCATCGCGTGA